One window of Penaeus chinensis breed Huanghai No. 1 chromosome 34, ASM1920278v2, whole genome shotgun sequence genomic DNA carries:
- the LOC125043803 gene encoding keratinocyte-associated protein 2-like: MGLNFRNSEYRVSTGASFGMAILCSVLVFSGLQMYKNQLGSTRLMTLVAGYVASWLFIFMLTAVNNLENIMFGKGFQARVLPEVALCLVLACAAAGMVHRVSITVCLLCSIVGLYYINKLSQSTTSAQVSHNTNYKKKK, from the exons ATGG GTTTGAATTTTAGAAATTCAGAGTATC GTGTGAGTACAGGAGCCTCCTTTGGCATGGCCATTTTGTGCTCTGTCTTGGTGTTTTCGGGCCTACAGATGTACAAGAATCAGCTGGGCTCGACACGTCTCATGACCCTCGTTGCAGGCTACGTGGCCTCCTGGCTCTTCATCTTTATGCTGACT GCTGTAAACAATCTGGAAAACATCATGTTTGGCAAAGGTTTCCAGGCACGAGTCCTCCCTGAGGTCGCCCTGTGTCTCGTCCTTGCTTGTGCTGCTGCAGGAATGGTCCACAGAGTTTCCATCACTGTATG TTTGCTGTGTTCGATAGTAGGACTGTATTACATCAACAAACTCAGCCAGTCAACTACATCAGCTCAGGTATCCCACAATACCAattacaagaagaagaaataa
- the LOC125043802 gene encoding carbonyl reductase [NADPH] 1-like gives MEETRVAVVTGSNKGIGLAIVKDLCAKFDGCVYLTARDEERGLEIVEALQEEGLSVRFHQLDIDDEESIATFKTHLEETYGGLDVLVNNAAVAYKGTATEPFGEQAENTIRVNFFGTLAVCRSLFPLLRPHARVVTLSSFVGFLPRVNGDEPQAFSLREKLSSEELTEDELSDLMNHFVETAKDGTWTEAGWQNSAYSVSKVGVTALTRVQQRAFDDDSREDLIVNCCNPGAVVTDMSSQRGVFTAEEGAECPVYLALLPPDVEEPKGAFVWHDKQVVDWVKGPLPGPY, from the exons ATGGAAGAAACCAGAGTAGCAGTG GTGACAGGATCCAACAAGGGCATCGGTCTGGCCATCGTCAAGGACCTGTGCGCGAAGTTCGACGGCTGCGTGTACCTGACTGCTCGCGACGAAGAGAGAGGCTTGGAGATTGTGGAGGCGCTTCAGGAG gaAGGTCTTTCGGTTCGCTTCCATCAGCTGGACATCGACGACGAAGAGAGCATTGCCACCTTCAAGACGCACCTCGAAGAAACCTACGGAGGTCTGGACGTCCTTGTCAATAACGCTGCCGTTGCCTATAAA GGAACCGCGACGGAGCCGTTTGGAGAGCAAGCCGAGAACACCATCCGCGTGAACTTCTTCGGCACGCTCGCCGTCTGCCGCAGCCTCTTCCCTCTGCTGCGACCCCACGCCAGGGTAGTTACGCTGTCCAGCTTCGTGGGCTTCCTCCCGAGGGTGAACGGGGACGAGCCGCAGGCGTTCAGCCTCAGGGAGAAGTTGTCCTCGGAGGAACTCACCGAGGACGAGCTGAGCGATCTCATGAATCACTTCGTTGA GACGGCGAAGGACGGGACCTGGACGGAAGCAGGGTGGCAAAACAGCGCGTACTCAGTCAGCAAAGTGGGAGTGACAGCCCTGACCCGCGTCCAGCAGCGAGCCTTCGATGATGACTCGCGTGAAGACCTCATTGTGAACTGTTGCAACCCGGGGGCCGTGGTGACCGACATGAGTTCGCAAAGG GGTGTTTTCACCGCCGAAGAAGGAGCCGAATGCCCCGTCTACTTGGCACTTCTCCCTCCCGACGTCGAGGAGCCAAAGGGTGCCTTCGTATGGCATGACAAGCAGGTCGTGGACTGGGTCAAAGGTCCGTTGCCAGGTCCTTACTGA